In Aspergillus flavus chromosome 3, complete sequence, one genomic interval encodes:
- a CDS encoding mevalonate pyrophosphate decarboxylase (diphosphomevalonate decarboxylase): MAAPSDSTVFRATTTAPVNIAVIKYWGKRDATLNLPTNSSLSVTLSQRSLRTLTTASCSAKYPTADELILNGKPQDIQSSKRTLACLSNLRSLRQELEAADSSLPRLSTLPLRIVSENNFPTAAGLASSAAGFAALVRAVADLYQLPQSPRDLSRIARQGSGSACRSLMGGYVAWRAGTLADGSDSLAEEVAPESHWPEMRALILVVSAEKKDVPSTEGMQTTVATSNLFATRAESVVPERMAAIETAIQNRDFPAFAEITMRDSNGFHATCLDSWPPIFYMNDVSRAAVRLVHDINRAVGRTVCAYTFDAGPNAVIYYLEKDSELVAGTVKAILGASSEGWDGPFYEPLKSFTAPGVALDKVDSRAVDVLKDGVSRVILTGVGEGPVSVNDHLVSETGDILSN; encoded by the exons ATGGCTGCTCCTTCTGACAGTACGGTCTTTCGGGCCACCACCACAGCCCCAGTCAATATCGCTGTTATCAA ATACTGGGGTAAAAGGGACGCCACTCTGAACTTGCCTACGaactcctccctctctgtAACCCTCTCGCAGCGTTCTTTGCGCACCCTCACCACTGCCTCATGCTCTGCCAAGTACCCGACTGCCGACGAGCTTATCCTCAATGGCAAACCTCAAGATATCCAGTCCTCCAAGCGCACCCTTGCTTGCCTTTCGAATCTGCGCTCCCTCCGCCAGGAACTTGAAGCTGCCGACTCTTCTCTGCCGAGACTGTCTACCCTTCCCCTACGGATCGTTTCCGAGAACAACTTCCCCACCGCCGCTGGCCTCGCCAGTTCCGCCGCCGGTTTCGCAGCGCTCGTCCGTGCCGTCGCCGACCTTTACCAGCTTCCCCAGTCCCCCCGAGACCTCAGCCGCATCGCTCGTCAGGGATCTGGTTCCGCTTGTCGGTCTCTGATGGGCGGATATGTGGCCTGGCGCGCCGGAACTCTTGCCGATGGTAGCGACAGCTTGGCTGAGGAGGTTGCTCCCGAGTCACACTGGCCTGAGATGCGTGCGCTCATCCTGGTCGTCAGCGCTGAAAAGAAGGATGTGCCCAGTACGGAGGGTATGCAAACCACCGTTGCTACTTCCAACCTCTTCGCGACCCGCGCGGAATCTGTTGTACCCGAGCGGATGGCGGCTATTGAGACTGCCATTCAGAACCGAGATTTCCCTGCCTTCGCCGAGATTACCATGCGGGACTCCAATGGCTTCCACGCCACCTGTCTCGACTCCTGGCCTCCCATCTTCTATATGAACGATGTCTCTCGCGCCGCTGTTAGGCTCGTCCACGATATTAACCGTGCCGTCGGTCGTACGGTTTGCGCTTACACTTTTGATGCTGGTCCGAACGCGGTCATCTACTACCTTGAGAAGGATTCTGAACTCGTTGCCGGTACCGTCAAGGCTATCCTGGGCGCCAGCAGTGAGGGCTGGGACGGTCCGTTCTACGAACCTCTTAAGAGCTTCACCGCTCCGGGTGTGGCATTGGATAAGGTGGACTCTAGGGCTGTTGATGTGCTCAAGGATGGTGTCAGTCGTGTGATCTTGACCGGCGTCGGTGAGGGTCCTGTCAGTGTCAACGACCACCTCGTCAGTGAGACAGGTGACATTCTCTCCAACTAA
- a CDS encoding holocytochrome c synthase/heme-lyase (cytochrome c1 heme lyase) — MGAGASTQSTPAAESAPAATCPVDHKTREIWLQQHKASGGPPHPLPTEDGESKAKLQRPLSSDREVSSIPRAFDQDLKQPSPNAAAEPPSPYTTSAVSHGTPSNAEAETGHDEKSGNWIYPSERQFFEALMRKGNTPASSTSPTELATSVASIIPIHNAVNERAWQQILEWEKQAPRSDPGSKKCGGPKLYSFRGLGVDPQFLSPRARINNLMGYQLPFDRHDWVVERCDGERVEYVIDFYQGKSSGANGGPAGLAANAGPGKLSFYLDVRPKLNTFEGCRMRFSRFTGL; from the coding sequence ATGGGAGCTGGTGCGAGTACTCAGTCAACACCTGCCGCCGAATCTGCGCCGGCTGCAACATGTCCGGTGGATCACAAGACCCGTGAGATTTGGCTACAACAACATAAGGCCTCAGGCggtcctcctcatcctttaCCTACAGAAGATGGGGAATCAAAAGCAAAGTTACAACGACCACTGTCGAGTGACCGCGAAGTGAGCAGTATTCCCAGAGCTTTCGACCAAGACCTGAAGCAACCTTCTCCCAATGCTGCCGCGGAACCTCCATCCCCATATACTACATCGGCTGTATCGCACGGCACGCCCTCAAATGCGGAAGCTGAAACTGGTCATGATGAGAAGAGCGGGAATTGGATTTACCCATCGGAGCGCCAATTCTTCGAAGCATTGATGCGCAAAGGTAACACACCGGCTTCCAGCACTTCGCCTACTGAACTAGCAACTTCTGTGGCATCCATTATCCCAATCCATAATGCCGTCAACGAGCGTGCCTGGCAACAGATCCTAGAATGGGAGAAACAAGCGCCCCGGTCTGATCCTGGCAGCAAGAAATGTGGAGGCCCGAAGCTATATTCATTCCGCGGACTGGGCGTTGACCCCCAGTTCCTGAGTCCTCGCGCTCGCATCAACAACCTAATGGGTTACCAACTACCTTTCGATCGCCATGACTGGGTCGTAGAGAGATGCGATGGAGAGAGAGTCGAGTACGTTATTGATTTCTATCAAGGGAAATCGTCTGGAGCCAACGGTGGACCGGCCGGTTTGGCTGCTAATGCCGGGCCTGGCAAGTTGAGCTTCTACTTGGATGTACGGCCGAAGTTGAACACTTTTGAAGGCTGCAGGATGAGATTTAGCCGCTTCACAGGCTTGTAG
- a CDS encoding t-SNARE, with product MSFDRLSSLESQPTTLRRSDDPQYRDDPEFYQLTESLSNQLFSLTSNITRLSDQIALLGTRRDTERVRERVHNLLEQTRSGFKGVGEGIKKVQAWEDVNPSQKWTQQKLSSEFKATLDEFQTVQRRALEKQRASAVAARTAVEEGEQPAVEGATQEQQQLLQEQPRLANQDEVDFQESLIIEREAEIRNIEQSVGELNELFRDVAHIVHEQGGQLDIISENVENVTNDTRGANVELRSASRHQKNARNKACCLLVILAVILTIIVLAATIG from the exons ATGTCTTTCGACCGTCTTAGTTCTCTAGAATCACAGCCTACTACCCTGCGTCGCTCCGACGATCCACAGTATCGAGATGATCCCGAGTTTTACCAACTCACTGAGAGTCTTTCGAATCAGCTGTTCAGCCTAACGTCGAACATCACCCGGCTATCGGACCAGATCGCGCTTCTAGGGACAAGGCGAGACACGGAACGAGTCCGTGAACGAGTTCACAATCTTTTAGAGCAGACTCGTTCGGGGTTCAAGGGAGTAGGCGAAGGTATCAAGAAGGTGCAAGCATGGGAGGATGTTAAT CCTTCTCAAAAATGGACACAGCAAAAGCTATCTTCAGAATTCAAGGCTACTCTGGATGAGTTCCAAACTGTCCAACGCCGGGCTTTGGAGAAGCAGCGCGcatctgctgttgctgcccGCACCGCCGTGGAAGAAGGTGAACAACCAGCGGTTGAGGGAGCTACGCAAGAACAGCAACAGCTACTTCAGGAACAGCCTCGACTTGCGAACCAGGATGAGGTGGACTTCCAAGAGTCTCTAATAATTGAGCGCGAAGCAGAAATTCGCAATATTGAGCAAAGCGTTGGCGAACTCAATGAGTTGTTCCGCGATGTCGCCCACATCGTTCACGAGCAAGGAGGCCAGCTCGATATAATCAGCGAGAACGTTGAAAATGTTACCAACGACACCCGAGGAGCTAATGTTGAGCTCCGCAGTGCCAGCAGACATCAAAAGAACGCCCGGAACAAGGCTTGCTGTCTGCTTGTCATCCTTGCCGTCATCCTAACTATCATTGTGCTGGCGGCTACTATTGGATAA